The sequence GCCCTGCTATGATTTGCCTCGCTTAGATGGCCACTTGACCTCCTTACTGTTGACGTTTATAGAGCACAATTAGCTTTATATAAGATAAACCGTACGAGTTAAAGTAGAAACCAAACGAGAAAAGGGGAAAGCACCGATTCTAACCTATGACCACATAAGCTCGCTGCGTGTGCGAGCGCCAACCATCCGGCCACAATGACATTTAAATAGATAAACACATTTTATCGTatgtatttttttctatttaagaAAATTAATTATATTCTAGATAAACTTTTCGGCCAAATCAACTAGATTTTGTTTGAATTCAAGCAATTTTAAATTTAAAAATCTAGATAGGAAATGTAGTGCAGAATGAGTGTACGTATTTTTTTGGACAAACCAACTAAATTTTTGTATGAATTCGAGTAATTTTAAATTAAAAATGTAGATAAAACAAAATATAGTGCAGAATGAATGTAATTTTTTTATCTCAaataattttaaatttgaaatctGGATAAAAGAAACTATAGGTCAAAATGAATGTACCTAAATTTTTTGGACAAACAACTAATTTTTTGATTGAATTTGAATAATCTAGATAAAATAAAATATAGTTCATAATGAATATACGTAAATTTCTTTCGGACAAATAAACATAATTTATTATGAATTAAAAAATCTAGCTGAAAGAAATTATATGTGAAGAATAATGTACATCATTTTTTTGGACAAATCATCTAATTTTTGTTTGAATTCAAataatttaaaatttgaaaatAAGGATAAAAGGAAATATAGTGCCCAATGATGGTACATATTTTTTTGGGACAAATCAACAAAATTTTGTTTGAATTCgaataattttaaatttgaaaatctagataaaaagaaaTATGGGTCAGAATGAATGTATGTATTTTTTTGGGACAAATCaactaatttttatttttatttgaataATCTATATAAAATAAATATAGTTCACAATGAATGTACGTAATTTTTTTCGAACAAATCAACGGAAATTTTGTTCAAATCCGATAATTTTAAATTGGAAAATCCTGATAAAAGAAAACGTAGGTCAGAATGAATGTATGCATATTTTTGCCAGAAAAAtttgtttgaattaaaataattttaGATTAGAAAATCTAGACAAAAGAAAATATAGTGCAGAATGAATGTACGTAATTTTGTTTTGAACAAATCATCAGAAAATTTGTTTGAAGCCgaataattttaaatttgaaaatctagagaaatgaaaatatattcagaaTGTGCACTTTTATTTTAGAGGTGATATACCTTAGTAGTCCAAATGAAATACCAAGTATGATCAGTTGCAGTGGATAGATCGCTAGCTCCATTCCAATAGGTTGTTGGTTAGAACTCGCTGGTCCCATTTTTTCCAGCACAATATATTTACAACTTACACTGACCGTAGGACCCAACGGATAACTATTGTTGAAGTGCTTTTGTACAAAGTAAAAAAACGAGCGTGTTTTTGAAAAAACATCATGTGCACtagccactgacaatgggcccaaTATATTTACAACTTACACTGACGGTGGGACCCAGCGGGCAACTATTGTTGGATTGCTTTTgtaaaaagttaaaaaaattagGGTGTTTCTGAAAAAAAACATCGGCCCTGGCCATGTTAGCATGCCACGTAGGCAGCGAATACACCCACGTACAGAAAATGTGACCGTATTTACACGCCCGTACAAGTTAGATGACCTGAAagacgtattttgcaagtttatgcaCCAAACTGACCGTCGCGTGCAAGTTTTAAGACTTCTAGTGTATTTACCTCTTTTAGAATTGCTATTTATTAAAGATAagactaagagatgacccattgtagactttttcttttgccatctctagattacatgcaagacttaagataagactatgttatcaaccattgtacatccCCTAATCTATTTTCGAAAGTCCCTTAAAGTGTAAGTTTGcaataagaaaagaaaaatgtaGAAGCTTGNNNNNNNNNNNNNNNNNNNNNNNNNNNNNNNNNNNNNNNNNNNNNNNNNNNNNNNNNNNNNNNNNNNNNNNNNNNNNNNNNNNNNNNNNNNNNNNNNNNNNNNNNNNNNNNNNNNNNNNNNNNNNNNNNNNNNNNNNNNNNNNNNNNNNNNNNNNNNNNNNNNNNNNNNNNNNNNNNNNNNNNNNNNNNNNNNNNNNNNNNNNNNNNNNNNNNNNNNNNNNNNNNNNNNNNNNNNNNNNNNNNNNNNNNNNNNNNNNNNNNNNNNNNNNNNNNNNCTTCTCTCGTCTTTTCTCTTCCCTCGCGCTAAACAACAACGGGATGTACGCGCCCGCAGGGCGCGAATCTCAAGGCATCTCCCGGCGCGTCCGCGCCGCCTGCGGCGGGCGGCTCGGCGGAGCAGTTCCGGGGCAAGGCGCGGCTGCCGAGCTTCGCCGCGCCGCGCCGCTACGAGCTCTTCCTCCGCCCCGACCTCGTCGCCTGCACCTTCTCCGGCTCGGTGGCCATCTCCGTCGCCGTGTCCGCGCCCACCCGCTTCCTTGTGCTCAACGCGCTCGACCTCTCCGTCAACCGCGCCTCCATCCGCTTCCAGGTaaggagaaagaaggagaagaaaaatGAAATTCCTTGAGACCTCCTCGCCCTCTTCTCATCGTCCCTCGTCGGTACGGTTCTCGCAGGCTTTGGCGCCCACGGAGGTGGTGTTCTTCAAGGATGACGGTGTGTTGGTGCTCGGGTTCGCCAAGAAGCTGCCCCTCGGCGAGGGCGTGCTGAAGATGGACTTCACCGGCATTCTCAACGACCAGATGAGAGGCTTCTACAGGAGGTATGCGACGACTTCCTTCTGGACTCTACCACCCTTGGTATTTGCACCGTACATCAACACAGTACTTGTGATAATCTATATATGCCATGATTTGTTCGAAATTTTAAGTAGAACATTACAGAAGGGGAAAAGTTGAACTGTGGTTTCTGtttactagtaagcgtgcacgtgccaTGCACGTACAACGACCATAATAAGATGTTTCTTTGTTTATCTCCGTTAAGAGGCAATTGTTAAATAAAATCAACAAAACTATACTTCTATAATAGAATGATAGATTTCAAGTAGTAGTCGATGTGTAGTAGAAAAAAATCTTTCCGACTACGATGACAAATAGGAAGAATTTCCATTATGTGGAAGCTTGGATGTTCCTTTCTGGTACACAAATATGAGATATGACATAGGACAACATCAAACCATAAACCTCCCAGCCATTGACCCGCCTTATCACTTTTTATGTGCACCGTCAAGACGCTCTCGACATGTTAATGTTTAGTTTATTCTTCACAAAAATATCCCAACACTAAAATTCACAAGCTAAACTTGAGAAGCAACATGCACAATCGTTCTCCAAAGTATCCCCTCTTTCATCTCTTTTATAGTCCAGTCCCGAAAATGTCATGCCTAAATGCCAGAAGAAATAGTGCCGGATAAAAACCAAGGGTAAACATTGGAAAACTAATTGATTTGATTGTGTTCACAACAAAACAAAATCCCCGGATTCTGGTTAGTAATGCATAGAACCCTGATTTCCAAGTATACAAGTTTGCATGTAAGAGAAATTTCATGCACACCATGTAAATCCACAAGAAATTATAAATGCTAGTTGGGCAGCTGCCTTACAAGCAACAAATACATGCAGCAAAGTTTGTAGGAGGGCCTCTTCCATCTTGGTCACATTTTGTAGTGAAGATATGCGAATATTCCATGGCTGCAAGTAGATGAGACATATTATGGGAAAATAAATAAACGGGGCATGTTAATAGTTCGATGGAGGAGCAGAGGCTGGAGAGCAATTTTTACGGCGATTATCTGTGTACTCAGGAGACCCATCTTCATTGATCTCAACAATAGCAGGAGAAATTTATCTTGTGTCCCACATGGGCCTCCGTTTCTTAGAAATACGAGTCATACCTTTGTTTATTAGTCTGATGAGATAGAGGACGTTAAACAGTTTCAGATAGGGAACTAACTCCCTTCCATCGTATCCCTAAATGTTCTTCTGATCTTCTCTGAAATAGTGAAAGAATGGTACATAGTTGTAATCAACCAAAAAACTGTACTTCAAAATATGCACGAGACAAACAGAGATAGCAGCTGTAACTGGAAGGAAGACAGGTTGGGTTACAGTGCAGATAAAGCATAACTGCATAGTACGTAAAAGGATTTTGATATGAAGAGTTAGCACAAGAGAAACAAGGTTGTATAACAAATTAGTAGGATCCAAGATCAGGCAAAAGCAAAAACATGTTCAGGTGGAACGATGCAGAGGACGGAAAAACAATCTTCCATTATCTAAAAAAAAGTTAAGCATATGAAGTGACCAAGATGAAATTTTGTAACCATGACCGTTGCTGAAATCTAGTCATTACAAACTTCACAAATTTCATGTCTACAACAACTCTTTGCCTTACCTCCAGCAATCACAGAAATATATACAAAAAATGAAAACATGATTAATGTTTCCTACCTTAGCCAGGTCAGAAGTGACCCCTGGATTAGAAAAGCACGGGGCTTCATCATTATTCTGCCCTAAGTGTGATCATTTTTGTAGATCCTGGTCCATCTCTCTAAAGTCAATTTTGCTATgtcccttttttttcttcttcgatCCTTGGATTGATAATAACATGGGAAACAATCTTCGATCCTTGGATTGATAATAATATGGGAAACAAATACATGAGTATTCTGAGTGCATCCTAGTTATTGTTAATTTTAACACCTGCAAGTTGCAGGTACTCATGTTAGCTGAAATCCATTTCTCAGAAACATCCAGAGTAAAGGGTGGCatgcatgcaaaagagtatataaTATCTCAAGTGCATCGGTGGAAAGGATTACTGGTAGAGGGGTCAGACTTGGGAGCTCCATACATTCTCCACTCTGAATCAAACGGCAACACTACACCCTGCACATCCATGCACGCTCTGGCAAAGCAATTTCTTTTTCAGTGATTGCAAGCAGTAGGCTGCAACTCCTATAGTAAGTTGCAGGTCAGTCAAATCCATTAGTATAATCATTGGTACAATCAAATTTCTCAACTTACGAGAGGCCAAGCTGAGTGGGAGAGcgacgggcggctccggcggcgagcgGATCCAGGGGCGGGGCAGCTCCGTCGGCGACCAGCGGCGAGCGGATCCAGGGGCAGGGCGGCTCCGGCTCGCGCGGCAAGCGGCTCCCGCGGGCGGCGGCTGCAGCGGCGAGCGGCTCCCGCGGGGCGGCGGCTCCAGATGCGAGCGGCTCCTATGACGGCTCCTACGGCGAAGGGCGGCTAACGTCTGCCGGAGTTTGCGGGGCGGCGaacggcgcgggaggaggaggggaggttgtGCGCGCAGGGGCGAGAGTCGTGCGAAGAGGGTGGTCGTGCGGGTCGTGCGATCGGCTTTCCTTTTTTTTAACGGCGGGCCTTGGTTATCGATCGATGGCTTGTTAGTAGCTTAACGCGTGGTTGGCAGCGTTAAACACCGAAGGGTTAAGGGCCATTAGATCTTGATGATGGATGGGCctgattgtttggatctgcccctctctttcttttatagtggtagtagattacTCCCGGTTAGTTACTCACCGACCAAGAAAGTGACCAGTCCCGATAATGCACTTGCTACGAATTCGATGATACGTGGTTTGGAAGTTCACTGTGAAGGCGTTATAGTTTTATGATCTATTTCTGAAATAAGAGTTTAATCGAGCACTTTGGTATGAATGCCTCTCCTGCTATTTATGCTTTTCTGATTTCGTTTGATTGCAGTAAGTACCAGTATAAGGGGAAAGAGAGAAACATGGCGGTGACGCAGTTTGAGTCCGTGGATGCTCGGCGGTGCTTCCCCTGCTGGGATGAGCCCGCATTCAAGGTGATTATATATGATAGCTGGAAGGATGACTTTATGTTCCTCAGATATGTACACATAGAGCATCAGTGAAGTTAGATATATTTCATAACATTTCTTGTTTTGCCGTTTCGATTTTCCAGGCTAAGTTCAAGCTAACACTTGAAGTTCCATCTGAGCTGGTAGCGCTGTCCAACATGCCAGTAGCTAACGCGACATTTGCTGGTCCTATCAAAACTGTGCGTTACCATGAATCGCCACCTATGTCAACTTATTTAGTGGCCATAGTTGTCGGTTTGTTTGAATATGTAGAGGGTATGACAACAAAAGGTATCATCTCTGTTTCTGAAATCATCCATTCAAAGAGTGTGCATGAGACCTTTCTCTTTCCCTTCATTTTATTTGTTTGTTTAATTTTATTCAGGCATGAGAGTTCATGTGTACACTCAAACTGGTAAGAGTAACCAAGGGAAGTTTGCACTAGATGTTGGAGTGAAGTCGTTGAATCTCTATGAAGAGTAAGATCACAATCTAGCCGTGCTTCCACACTTTGGTTTCTAACGGATATGCATGATTGATGTTATTGAAATACTGTGTCAAGCCGTGGTTGTTGCTGAAACAGTAACATTAACAAAAAAGCTCATTTCCTCGATTGTTCAGTTACTTTGCCACTCCATATCCACTCCCCAAGTTGGATATGGTTGCTATCCCTGATTTTGCTGCTGGAGCCATGGAGAACTACGGATTGGTCACTTACCGGGAAGTAGCTTTGCTTTTCGATGACAAGTCTTCATCAGCATCCAGCAAACAGAATGTATGTATCATAGCTCAGAAACTTATTTAACTTATCTTTTCATCGTTTACAATTCACCTCTTAACTAACTGTGCGATGTTACTATACATAAATCAGTTTAGTAAAAAAGCTACACTATATCATGATCATCTATAATTCACTAATAATTCCTAACATTTTTTCGTAATTAGACCTTTTATACGTGTAAACCCTTTTTATATTAACCGCAGCATGTATTTTGTTTAGATTGCAATTACTGTGGCACACGAATTGGCTCATCAATGGTTTGGCAATCTTGTAACCATGGAATGGTGGACTCACTTGTGGTTAAATGAGGGATTTGCTACATGGGTAAATCAATTCGATCGCTCAAAAGTTAAAAGAATGAGATATCAGGTTACCAATGTATACTGAATGAATAGGCTTTTTGTTTTCCCAGATGAGCCATCTAGCAGTAGATTCTTTTTTTCCACAATGGAATATCTGGGCACAGTTTCTTGATCCCACAACCACTGCTCTCAGGCTGGATTCACTCGAGGCGTCTCATCCTATTGAGGTAATCTCATTGTTTAGTACTGTGCCATAGCCTGCTCCTGTGGTTGGGTATGTTGTGGACTACATTCTCCAAAACCATAGTTGTCAATGTCATGCACTCTACTATCATAGAAGTTCAAGTATCTATTTTAAATTGCAAATTTTGACAATGGCATGTTCAAGTAACGATAGTGCATACTGCGTAATATGCTATTACCAACACATTATTGGCCGATTCATGATTGACTCATAAAATTTCTATGGAATATTAAAATTGATGCTGAAGTATCTCTACTCTGACAAGTGGCATCTTACTTTGGGAGCAACTTCAGTCAATGCATCAACAGAGATTCAGTTCATGGCATTAACATTTTCACTTCTCTAATTCTAGCTTGTGATTCATTTTATACTTTCCACTATCCTTTTTCCTGGATGCTCAGGTTGAAATACACCATGCCAGTGAAGTTGATCAGATTTTTGATGCTATTAGCTATGACAAGGGTGCTTCTGTTATTCGCATGCTACAAAGTTACCTTGGCGCAGAGCGTTTTCAGGTCTAATACTGCCTCTACCTGAACTCTAGAAACTCGTCACTGACTCACTCTTCTTGCCTAGATTTGGCATTCTTTTTCTCGTCATGTAGCTTAAAAGTATACAAGATCACTTTCAGCAAGTTTATTTTGTTCTTTATGGAAACAGTGATACTTTGATGTCATTTCCCCGCTATTCCATCTAGTAGAAATACTAGACGACTACATGGCTTGTCCATTGCATAAAATGTTTGTATGCTCTTGAATCATACTAGTTGGTAAACTTGCTTTTGGTCAGCAGTGTTTTAGGGAGAGATTGCTGTTCTCTGAAGACATATTCTAGGAGCAAAATGACCATTTCTTCATAGATTATCCTGCCCTTGTTTAATGCATACAAGCATCATGTGACCATTTGTACTTCACCGATCACATGATTTAAGGTGGATGGTTTGATAAATTAGCATATAGAGACAGATTTGTCGATATAGGTGTGATGGTCATCTTATGTATTGTTGTAGCATGTGTCATGCTCACAGGATAACATTACTTGTTCACAAAAAAAAGTAGTAAAATTTAGCGATTGTTGACTCTTTTCTTGATCATATAATGAATCTATCAAACTGCATACTAGCTTATTATGTTAAAAGTCAATTTTTAATTAATTACATTATTTAGTCAAACAAATTGCTGCACTCTCCTTTCTGTGTAATTTCCCCCTGCTACTCTTTAACTCCACGTCGTTCTCCTAGTGTATTCTCATATGCTATAGATATGAAACTGTGTTCTTTCAGAAAGCAATGGCTTCATATATGAAGAAATATGCATACTCAAATGCTAAAACCGAGGACCTTTGGGCTGTTCTTGAAAAGGAAACTGGTGAACCTGTCAAGGATTTAATGACTACATGGACGAAGCAAAAAGGTTATCCTGTTATTAATGCAAAAATTAAAGGGAATGACATAGAGATTGAGCAGGTAatagtttttttcttctttttgcgGGTGAGCAGGTAATAGGTTATCTTACATACCATCCTTCGTATCTATCATGCATTCATCATCACACGACTAACCAAGTATGCATTTGTTTGGTTAATATGTCCTTgctattaccgaaaaaggctttcgccccgctttataaataaagcaaaccgccaaagATCACACATATAGAGTcaagtccacacacacacacccaagtctcaCAACAAAGTACATACGTTCTGCtaagggcacagctcaacaagcccagaaaataaaaaacaGAGCACGCTGGACGAATATAGCGTCTAGTCTGgttccggcggcggtggcgggggcggcggcgacaaaCGGACGGCCATCGAGCGGAGGTCGGTGATGAAGGCTGAGATGGCGTCGCGGTCCAGGGGGCGGCTAAGCGTCCGCCAAAGCTGCAAGGAACCCGAGAGTTTGAAAAGAGCGTCAGTAGCCCGTCGAAGAGGAGTgcgctgaatcacaagcttattgcaGACAGTCCAGAGGGTCCAGGCGAAgaccccaatctcaagccacctaatgtggtgAGAAGTCACGGGGGACATCTGGGGTTCGGCAAATAAGTCAgggaagttggtgtggcaccaatTTCCACCGACCGCTTCGCGAAAGCAGCTCGAGAGGAACTGAGCGGACACGCAGGAGAAGAAAATGTGGTTCGAGTCTTCGGGGACCCCACAGAGCGGGCAGATGCCAGTACCCGGGCCATTTCGCTTGCGCACCTCCACCCCGGATGGGACCCGAccgcgaatccattgccacatgaagatacGGATCTTCAGGGGCAGGCGGATGGACCACACCATCGATAAGGGGAGGGGGGCGGAAGATGGAGCGATGGCCAGGTACAGcgacttggtggagaattggcccGAAGGTTCAAGGCGCCAGCGCACCAGGTCAGGGCCACCATCCACCATCGGTTCGTGGAGAGCAACACAGTCAAGCAactcacgccaggcggcggattccaAGGGACCAAAAGGCCATCGGAAAGCAAGGCGCCCTAAGTTAAGAAGGGCCCTATCAACAAAAATCACGGGATCGACGGAGATGGAGAAGAGGTCGGGAAAGCGAGCCGCAAAGGGAGTGTCCCCGGCCTAGCGATCAAACCAGAATAGCGTCGATGCCCTGGAGCCCACCGAGATGGAGGTCCCGATACGGAGGACCGGGAGAAGCTGGACAatcgactgccagaactgggatccGCCAGACTTCTGGCAGAAGGCGAGGGGCTGTCCGCGCAAGTATTTGTTCCGGATGATATCAAGCCAAAGGCCATCGTGCCCTTGCGAGATGCGCCAAAGCCAGCGGGAGAGAAGGGCGATATTCATCTGTTTAGAGCACATGATGCCAAGGCCACCTTGCTCCCTGGGCTCAAATGTCAGGCCAACTGACCATATGATACTTCTGCTTGTCGTTGTCGCCCGCCCAGTAGAAGCGGGACTGGACCTTGGCGATCTCATGCTGAAGGGTCTCGTGGAGActgtagaagctcatgagaaacaagaggaggctggagagggaaGAGTTGATGAGAATAGTCCGTGCCGCCTTGGTCAGCCACCTCCCCTGCCAGGGCTCGATGCGCGTTTGGAGCTTGGCCACGGAGGGGCGCAAGTCCGCGACGGTGAGCCGGGAGTCATTAATGGGCGTCCCCAGGTAGGTTGTGGGGAAGGAGCCCAGGCGGCAATTAAGTCTGTTCGCGATGGCCAAAGACTCCGAGGGGGAGTATCCCATCACCATAacatcactcttgtcgaagttgatcttgaggcccgacatctgttggaagcagAGAAGTAGGAACTTGAGGTTGGAGATGTCCGtctccgagccttcgaccatgatgattGTGTCGTCAGCATACTGGAGGATGGAGATCCCGGAGCCACCGGCAAGATGGGGAGTGATCCCATGAATATGGCCGGCGGCTTTCGCCTTATCCAGAATGGAGGTAAGCGCGTCCACAACCATATTGAACAACAAtggggagaaggggtcgccttgtCGTACCCCACAAAGGGTGGGGAAGAAAGGGCCGATCTCGCCGTTGATGTTCACGGCCGTGCGACCGCAAGAGACCATTTGCATGACTCTAGTGATCCACCGGTCGTCAAATCCCTTCCGAAGAAggacttcccgaaggaagggccagctAATCGTATCATAGGCCTTATGGAAGTCAATCTTCAGGAAAACCGCCTTGAGGTGTTTGATGCGGACCTCATGAAGGACCTCATGAAGGACTAGGACCCCATCCAGGATGTAACGGCCCTTTATGAAGGCCAACTGGTTGGGGTGAGTCACACGGTCCGCCAgtagggtcaccctattggcgtaccctttggccaggaTCCGGAAAATCACATTAATGACCGTGATAGGGCGAAAATGATGGATGTCGGACGTCCCAGGGACCTTGGGGATGAGGGAGATGATCCCATAGTTGAGGCGCCCGAGATCAATGGAGCCAACGTAGAATTCGTCGAATATGGCCATGACCTCAGGTTTAATCACTTTTCAGAAGGTCTGGAAAAATTTAACCGGGAGGCCATCCGGTCCCGGCGCCGAGGATGGGTTCATGCCCTTGATGGCATCCCAGACCTCTTGCTCGGAGAAGGGGGCCGTAAGGGCCGCGTTCTCCGAAACAGACACCAACTGGGAACCAGACCAGCAATCGGGGGCGAGAGAGATGCCGCTTCGAGGGGCGGCAGAGAATAAGGATCTATAGAAACCGTCGACGTGGGATCGGATGTCACGAGGGTCTTGAAGGAGAGCCTCACCGTCCCACAAGAGAGGGATGGTGTTGCGTCTACGGCGGCCGTTGGCAATGGCCTGGAAGTATGCCGTATTCGCGTCGCCTTTCAAGACCCATTTCTGGGCACCACGGAGGCGCCAATAGGCCTCCTCATCGGTGTAGATCACGGAGAGCTGGTCTTCCAGGTCATAACGGGAGAGCCACTCATCCGGGGAAAGACCCACCGAGTCAGCACGCAGGTCAAGGGCCTGGATCGCGGACAACAACGCCTTCTTGCGCTCACGGAGGTCA comes from Triticum aestivum cultivar Chinese Spring chromosome 5B, IWGSC CS RefSeq v2.1, whole genome shotgun sequence and encodes:
- the LOC123111782 gene encoding aminopeptidase M1-C isoform X3, which gives rise to MAPPRAGAGAGAVLLVVVALLFVDAAAAGGGGMKMATHGEGANLKASPGASAPPAAGGSAEQFRGKARLPSFAAPRRYELFLRPDLVACTFSGSVAISVAVSAPTRFLVLNALDLSVNRASIRFQALAPTEVVFFKDDGVLVLGFAKKLPLGEGVLKMDFTGILNDQMRGFYRSKYQYKGKERNMAVTQFESVDARRCFPCWDEPAFKAKFKLTLEVPSELVALSNMPVANATFAGPIKTVRYHESPPMSTYLVAIVVGLFEYVEGMTTKGMRVHVYTQTGKSNQGKFALDVGVKSLNLYEDYFATPYPLPKLDMVAIPDFAAGAMENYGLVTYREVALLFDDKSSSASSKQNIAITVAHELAHQWFGNLVTMEWWTHLWLNEGFATWMSHLAVDSFFPQWNIWAQFLDPTTTALRLDSLEASHPIEVEIHHASEVDQIFDAISYDKGASVIRMLQSYLGAERFQKAMASYMKKYAYSNAKTEDLWAVLEKETGEPVKDLMTTWTKQKGYPVINAKIKGNDIEIEQAQFLLDGSSGSGMWIVPITSGCGAYDTEKKLLLKLKHDKLVIGSQCGDRKKGGNFWTKLNINGTGFYRVKYDDELAAALQNALETKKLSLMDKIGILDDLYALSIARQQTFASLLHLLYGYRGQADYSVLSHINTVTTSIAKISADATPALAGDIKQLLIKILLSPAEKLGWDPKKGESHLDVMLRPLLLTALVQLGHGKTINEGVRRFNIFTRDRGTSLLPPDTRKAAYLSVMQNVSSSNRSGYDALRKIYKESAEGEERLQVLGILSSCRDNSIVLESLNLIFTNEVRNQDAYILLRGIQPEAREISWNWLKENWERISKIFAGSLVTDFVKTIVPLFTSNEKAAEISKFFATRTKPGFERTLKQSLENVRISARWAEGIRSEPGLAQTVRELLAKP
- the LOC123111782 gene encoding aminopeptidase M1-C isoform X1 — encoded protein: MAPPRAGAGAGAVLLVVVALLFVDAAAAGGGGMKMATHGEGANLKASPGASAPPAAGGSAEQFRGKARLPSFAAPRRYELFLRPDLVACTFSGSVAISVAVSAPTRFLVLNALDLSVNRASIRFQALAPTEVVFFKDDGVLVLGFAKKLPLGEGVLKMDFTGILNDQMRGFYRSKYQYKGKERNMAVTQFESVDARRCFPCWDEPAFKAKFKLTLEVPSELVALSNMPVANATFAGPIKTVRYHESPPMSTYLVAIVVGLFEYVEGMTTKGMRVHVYTQTGKSNQGKFALDVGVKSLNLYEDYFATPYPLPKLDMVAIPDFAAGAMENYGLVTYREVALLFDDKSSSASSKQNIAITVAHELAHQWFGNLVTMEWWTHLWLNEGFATWMSHLAVDSFFPQWNIWAQFLDPTTTALRLDSLEASHPIEVEIHHASEVDQIFDAISYDKGASVIRMLQSYLGAERFQKAMASYMKKYAYSNAKTEDLWAVLEKETGEPVKDLMTTWTKQKGYPVINAKIKGNDIEIEQAQFLLDGSSGSGMWIVPITSGCGAYDTEKKLLLKLKHDKLVIGSQCGDRKKGGNFWTKLNINGTGFYRVKYDDELAAALQNALETKKLSLMDKIGILDDLYALSIARQQTFASLLHLLYGYRGQADYSVLSHINTVTTSIAKISADATPALAGDIKQLLIKILLSPAEKLGWDPKKGESHLDVMLRPLLLTALVQLGHGKTINEGVRRFNIFTRDRGTSLLPPDTRKAAYLSVMQNVSSSNRSGYDALRKIYKESAEGEERLQVLGILSSCRDNSIVLESLNLIFTNEVRNQDAYILLRGIQPEAREISWNWLKENWERISKIFAGSLVTDFVKTIVPLFTSNEKAAEISKFFATRTKPGFERTLKQSLETVRISARWAEGIRSEPGLAQTVRELLAKP
- the LOC123111782 gene encoding aminopeptidase M1-C isoform X2 → MKFLETSSPSSHRPSSVRFSQALAPTEVVFFKDDGVLVLGFAKKLPLGEGVLKMDFTGILNDQMRGFYRSKYQYKGKERNMAVTQFESVDARRCFPCWDEPAFKAKFKLTLEVPSELVALSNMPVANATFAGPIKTVRYHESPPMSTYLVAIVVGLFEYVEGMTTKGMRVHVYTQTGKSNQGKFALDVGVKSLNLYEDYFATPYPLPKLDMVAIPDFAAGAMENYGLVTYREVALLFDDKSSSASSKQNIAITVAHELAHQWFGNLVTMEWWTHLWLNEGFATWMSHLAVDSFFPQWNIWAQFLDPTTTALRLDSLEASHPIEVEIHHASEVDQIFDAISYDKGASVIRMLQSYLGAERFQKAMASYMKKYAYSNAKTEDLWAVLEKETGEPVKDLMTTWTKQKGYPVINAKIKGNDIEIEQAQFLLDGSSGSGMWIVPITSGCGAYDTEKKLLLKLKHDKLVIGSQCGDRKKGGNFWTKLNINGTGFYRVKYDDELAAALQNALETKKLSLMDKIGILDDLYALSIARQQTFASLLHLLYGYRGQADYSVLSHINTVTTSIAKISADATPALAGDIKQLLIKILLSPAEKLGWDPKKGESHLDVMLRPLLLTALVQLGHGKTINEGVRRFNIFTRDRGTSLLPPDTRKAAYLSVMQNVSSSNRSGYDALRKIYKESAEGEERLQVLGILSSCRDNSIVLESLNLIFTNEVRNQDAYILLRGIQPEAREISWNWLKENWERISKIFAGSLVTDFVKTIVPLFTSNEKAAEISKFFATRTKPGFERTLKQSLETVRISARWAEGIRSEPGLAQTVRELLAKP